From the genome of Acidobacteriota bacterium, one region includes:
- a CDS encoding DUF1874 domain-containing protein, whose product MTIRLLNTSVITSFGSYTYQPLTLCGLKRTLEHAVPVNRTEYTQQTGEKAIVFKLKSRIPAGVVLSRQEIEEIGFEFGL is encoded by the coding sequence ATGACAATAAGGCTGCTTAACACTTCGGTCATCACCAGTTTTGGCTCGTACACCTACCAGCCGTTGACGCTCTGCGGTCTTAAGCGAACTCTTGAACACGCCGTGCCGGTCAATCGCACCGAGTACACTCAACAAACTGGCGAGAAGGCCATCGTCTTCAAGCTGAAATCACGAATCCCGGCAGGCGTCGTTCTTAGCCGGCAAGAGATCGAAGAGATAGGGTTTGAATTCGGACTCTGA
- a CDS encoding TIGR03986 family CRISPR-associated RAMP protein encodes MAVEQNTQNQVSTSEEPKTKERKGPYRFLNPYNFVRYLERERPTDHNLGNCPPPPHDRYIGLTGRITCRVDAKTPLFISDSHAVRELKDKEKEGHKIYRFFEYEGQPALPASSLRGMIRAIFETATNSCFAVFTNKRLSYHFDSRQAPWLVPARVEKSASGWLLRLLTGTADLRIGTGPRDEQYAAWLFRYWPIKPSGTLVKEPQNRRTRLFKVRTKAGMEVKLRDLTHGKECFAIMQLTEHPHPRIKFWDVVALGNSRDELESNLRDGQVVKPGWLCLTNQNIEPKHSERFFFRDQEDDSCPETISLDEPVRRAYEGLISDYQERHRDKVQNRSRQGQPIDKRVGDEPALSRFVYRDEERQLKGGELVYAFLNGTSNNPQVEFIVPVSVPRVGYKRSIGDLLPPRLHRCNDAQTLCPACRIFGWVSGEEKQAQGKQTAYAGRVRFSHGKPVAGTIEAFETPIPLAILSSPKPTTTNFYLVRGDGQPDRTGKLNYDDNQARLRGRKVYRHHGQMLSEQEYVRSGWREDDQNRTASGVLKSGAFTFTVEFENLAKEEVGALLWALELEGWHHRLGFAKPLGFGSVLVKVEKVEICDPGERYAMLDTSGWRTITESVWRERCVISFKTKMKELYGKDFLELENVKDLQALLTEPSIGLPIHYPRPPYYVEPHGDFAKPNPEGMQFEWFVGNKRRPEPIPLPLASKEEIGLPLLEKNGNEYSDS; translated from the coding sequence ATGGCTGTCGAGCAGAACACGCAAAATCAAGTCTCAACCAGCGAAGAACCGAAGACCAAAGAGCGCAAAGGCCCGTATCGCTTTCTCAATCCCTACAACTTCGTGCGCTACCTGGAGCGTGAACGCCCAACCGATCACAACTTGGGCAATTGTCCGCCGCCGCCGCACGACCGCTATATCGGGTTAACCGGGCGCATCACTTGTCGCGTTGACGCAAAGACACCGCTGTTCATCTCCGACTCGCATGCGGTACGAGAGTTGAAAGATAAGGAGAAGGAAGGGCACAAGATTTACCGATTTTTCGAGTACGAAGGACAACCAGCTTTGCCTGCTAGCAGCTTGCGCGGAATGATTCGTGCAATATTCGAGACCGCGACGAATTCCTGTTTTGCGGTTTTCACCAACAAGAGGTTGAGCTATCACTTTGACTCAAGGCAGGCTCCTTGGTTGGTTCCAGCGCGAGTGGAAAAAAGCGCGTCGGGCTGGCTCTTGCGTTTGCTAACGGGCACGGCAGATTTGCGAATCGGTACCGGGCCGAGAGACGAACAATATGCGGCATGGCTCTTTCGCTATTGGCCAATCAAGCCAAGCGGGACTTTGGTGAAAGAGCCGCAAAATCGCAGAACGCGCCTCTTCAAAGTTCGTACAAAAGCTGGCATGGAAGTAAAGCTGCGCGATTTGACTCATGGCAAAGAGTGTTTCGCCATAATGCAACTGACTGAGCACCCTCACCCTCGAATAAAGTTCTGGGATGTTGTTGCGCTTGGCAACAGCAGAGATGAACTAGAAAGTAATTTACGCGACGGTCAGGTTGTGAAACCGGGATGGCTTTGCCTGACAAATCAAAACATTGAGCCGAAACACAGCGAGCGGTTTTTCTTCCGAGATCAGGAAGACGATTCTTGCCCTGAGACAATCAGTCTGGATGAGCCTGTCCGTAGAGCCTACGAAGGGTTGATCTCAGACTATCAAGAACGCCACCGCGATAAAGTGCAGAACCGCTCTCGGCAAGGCCAACCAATCGATAAGCGTGTTGGTGACGAACCCGCTCTCAGTCGCTTCGTGTACAGAGATGAGGAGCGACAATTGAAAGGCGGCGAGCTTGTATACGCATTCTTGAACGGAACATCGAATAACCCCCAAGTCGAGTTCATTGTTCCCGTTTCCGTTCCACGAGTGGGATACAAGCGCTCCATAGGTGATCTGTTGCCTCCGCGCCTTCATCGCTGCAATGACGCACAAACGCTGTGCCCGGCGTGCCGTATCTTTGGCTGGGTCTCCGGAGAGGAGAAGCAAGCACAAGGTAAACAAACCGCCTACGCTGGCCGTGTCCGCTTCTCGCACGGCAAGCCGGTCGCAGGCACAATTGAGGCGTTCGAGACACCAATCCCTCTTGCCATTCTTTCAAGTCCCAAACCAACTACCACCAACTTCTATCTGGTAAGGGGGGACGGGCAGCCTGATCGAACAGGCAAACTCAACTACGATGACAACCAAGCGCGGTTGCGAGGGCGCAAGGTGTATCGGCATCACGGGCAAATGCTTAGCGAGCAAGAGTATGTACGCTCGGGCTGGAGAGAAGACGATCAAAATCGCACTGCCAGCGGCGTGTTGAAATCTGGGGCGTTCACTTTCACGGTGGAATTCGAGAATCTGGCAAAAGAAGAGGTGGGCGCGCTGCTTTGGGCTCTGGAACTCGAGGGCTGGCATCATCGCCTCGGTTTCGCCAAGCCGCTTGGGTTCGGCAGTGTCTTGGTCAAAGTAGAGAAGGTGGAAATCTGCGATCCGGGCGAACGTTATGCCATGTTGGACACAAGTGGCTGGCGAACCATCACGGAGAGCGTCTGGCGTGAGCGTTGTGTCATTTCATTCAAGACGAAGATGAAAGAGCTTTACGGCAAGGATTTTCTCGAACTGGAAAATGTCAAAGACTTGCAAGCACTGCTCACTGAACCCTCCATAGGTTTGCCTATCCACTATCCCCGTCCGCCTTACTATGTTGAACCTCACGGGGACTTCGCTAAACCCAATCCTGAAGGGATGCAGTTTGAATGGTTCGTCGGTAATAAACGACGCCCTGAACCAATACCCCTGCCATTGGCTAGCAAGGAGGAAATAGGTCTGCCGCTGCTGGAAAAGAATGGCAACGAATATTCGGACAGTTGA
- the csx19 gene encoding CRISPR-associated protein Csx19: protein MSAKQKAVDFNQLVTEVTTGKQYGEADLAIWGGLCAETELAELLSKYSLNEMPFRIWEYASRIDFERDALPDEINLLERGRLFGDGGDLELRRDGANFRWRFIGKPTAQPPSSNQSAPDKFWTKTKVVTFHRCDESALLWGERKDGQTRWFDDRVGRASLDYPEPAATAAWQRVRICYWTFSRAGRVEFVWLRELAE from the coding sequence ATGAGCGCAAAGCAGAAAGCAGTGGACTTCAATCAACTTGTCACCGAAGTAACAACAGGGAAGCAATATGGCGAAGCTGATCTGGCAATCTGGGGGGGTCTGTGCGCGGAAACCGAATTGGCTGAGTTGCTATCAAAGTACAGCCTGAACGAAATGCCGTTCCGCATCTGGGAATATGCCAGCCGGATAGATTTCGAGCGAGACGCGCTGCCGGACGAGATCAACCTGTTGGAGCGTGGCCGATTGTTCGGCGATGGAGGCGATTTGGAGTTGCGACGTGATGGCGCAAACTTTCGCTGGCGCTTTATCGGCAAACCCACTGCGCAACCGCCATCTAGCAATCAATCGGCGCCAGATAAGTTCTGGACGAAAACCAAGGTTGTCACTTTTCACCGTTGCGATGAAAGCGCCTTGCTCTGGGGCGAGCGCAAAGACGGGCAAACCCGCTGGTTTGACGACCGGGTAGGCCGCGCGTCACTCGACTACCCTGAGCCAGCCGCGACGGCAGCTTGGCAACGAGTGCGCATTTGTTATTGGACGTTCAGCCGCGCCGGACGCGTAGAGTTCGTCTGGTTGCGTGAGTTGGCAGAGTAG